The DNA segment GATGACCGGGCCGCTGGAGAAGATGAATGTGCACGGCGTCGGGGACCGGACGCTGGCGGAGGAGTGGGCGCAGGGTCCGAACTTGCACCTGGGGATCTCGCAGGCCGGCTTCCCGAACATGTTCACCATCCTCGGCCCCCAGGGCCCGTTCGCCAGCCACCCGCCGGTGATCGAGAAGCAGGTCGAGTTCATCGGCAAGGTTCTCGACAAGGCCGTGGCCGAGGGCGCTGAGCGCGTCGAGTCGACCGTGGAGGCCGGCGCCGCGTGGACCGCGATGTGCGACATGATCCTGCACATGACGCTGGTGCCGAAGGGACTGGACGACAGGCCGTGGTTCCTCGGCGCCAACATCCCGGGCAAGAAGCAGACCACGTTGGCCTATCTCGGTGGCATGGCCGGCTACTGTGCCGAGCTCGACAAGGAGATCGGCGGCGACTTCCCCGCCTACGAGATGAGCAAGACGCCCGTACCGGCCTGACCGGCGATCACCGACCCCGGACCGGCGGCCGGTCAGTTCTGGACGGGCATGTCGATCGTGGAGCCGTTCTTGCCGGCGTAGACCGCCATGGTGCTGTTCGGCTGCCAGGTGGGCTGGATCATCTGCAGATCGCCGCCGCTGACCGTGACGCGCAGGAGGTGGCCGGCCCGGATGTTCCAGTCCGTCGGCCAGAGCGGGACGGTGAAGTCGTAGAGCTGATTGGGGGTCAGTTGTGCCGGGTTCTCGTGGCTCAGCCGGTGGCTCGCGCGCAGCCAACCCGTGGTGATCACGTAGGAGGTACCGTCCGGGGCGACGTCCTCCATCCGCACCACGATGTTGCCGTCCGGGGCGGAGAGCGTGGCGCGGATGTGCGCGATCGGAGTGCCGACGATGACGGTGTCGGTCTTCATCGGGGTGTCCTCGAACTTGGCGCGCTGGGCGTCGAGGAGGTGCTGGTTGTTCATTGGCTCATCGGCGGAGTTGTAGGTGCCGTGTTCGGCGCAGAAGCAGCCGTTGTCGTACGGGTTCACGTTGTGCAGGATCACCACCGTCGTGTCCGCGCCCCAGCCGCCCAGCAGTGGTACCCGCGTGGTGCGGGTCGGCCAGTCGGGAAGCTCCGTCCATCGTCCGGTGAAGTGCGGCATCAGCCAACTGGTGATCCGGGCGCCCGGCCGCGGGACGTCGGCCCGGTTCATCAGGTACCGGTCGAACCAGCTGAGCATGGCGTGGGCGACGATCGGCCAGTCCGTGTCGCCGGGCAGGAAGTTCAGGTGCGCGCCGGGCAGCATCAGCAGGTGGCTGTGTGCCTTGGCGGCCAGGTAGTTGCGCACCATGCCGTCCGGGAACAGGTCGGCCCAGCCACCGATGCCCAGGATCGGGACCGTGCTGCTGCCGACCGCATTGCCGTCGACGTTCCAGGTCTTCCAGTAGGCGTCCTCGGTGGGATGCGCCCGCCACTGGTCGTTCATGGCCAGGTAGTCGGGGAGGGACGTGGCCATGGCCCCGGGTTGGTCGGCCTGAGCGGTGACGCCGGTGACCGTCGGCCACCACCGCAGCACCGTGCCTGGGGCACCGCCGGGATAGACCATCTCCCGATAGGGGTTGGCATAGGCGACGATCGGCACCGCGGCGGCCAGGTGCGGCGGATGCATCGCGACGGCCTTGTAGGTGGAGATGCCGCCGTAGGAGATGCCGACCTGGCCGATCTTCCCGGTGCTCCACGGCTGCGCGGCGGCCCATTCGATGAGGTCGTAGTTGTCCTTGGACTCCTGCTCCGCGAACGGCCGCCAGGCGCCGGGCGTGCCGCCGGACCCGCGCGGTGAGCAGGTCAGCGTTATGTAGCCGCGTTCTGCCAACGGTTCGGGCAGGCCGGTGGTGGCGTACTGGAGCATCCGGTAGGCGAAGAAGTCG comes from the Sporichthyaceae bacterium genome and includes:
- a CDS encoding CocE/NonD family hydrolase, with protein sequence MAVIPRWGSAAAALALTATVLATPGTAGAGGKSPSLLEQGSVPTWLTYDRPAPYRTLSEEIRVPMRDGVAMRCSKLGPAGENGQPLAGKHPVVVTDFFAYRMLQYATTGLPEPLAERGYITLTCSPRGSGGTPGAWRPFAEQESKDNYDLIEWAAAQPWSTGKIGQVGISYGGISTYKAVAMHPPHLAAAVPIVAYANPYREMVYPGGAPGTVLRWWPTVTGVTAQADQPGAMATSLPDYLAMNDQWRAHPTEDAYWKTWNVDGNAVGSSTVPILGIGGWADLFPDGMVRNYLAAKAHSHLLMLPGAHLNFLPGDTDWPIVAHAMLSWFDRYLMNRADVPRPGARITSWLMPHFTGRWTELPDWPTRTTRVPLLGGWGADTTVVILHNVNPYDNGCFCAEHGTYNSADEPMNNQHLLDAQRAKFEDTPMKTDTVIVGTPIAHIRATLSAPDGNIVVRMEDVAPDGTSYVITTGWLRASHRLSHENPAQLTPNQLYDFTVPLWPTDWNIRAGHLLRVTVSGGDLQMIQPTWQPNSTMAVYAGKNGSTIDMPVQN